The proteins below are encoded in one region of Phaseolus vulgaris cultivar G19833 chromosome 1, P. vulgaris v2.0, whole genome shotgun sequence:
- the LOC137813398 gene encoding flowering-promoting factor 1-like protein 2 produces the protein MSGVWMFKNNGVYRLVENPQAEGSDGRQGKGSSSKRKVLVHLPSGEVVSSYAFLEQILTGLGWERYYDGDPDLYQFHKHSSIDLISLPKDFSKFNSINMYDIVIKNPNVFHVRDK, from the coding sequence atgtctgGGGTGTGGATGTTCAAGAACAATGGTGTGTATCGGTTGGTGGAAAACCCTCAAGCTGAGGGGTCAGATGGAAGGCAAGGGAAGGGAAGTAGCTCAAAGAGAAAGGTTTTGGTGCACTTGCCAAGTGGGGAAGTGGTTTCTTCCTATGCTTTTCTTGAGCAAATCTTAACTGGTTTAGGTTGGGAGAGGTACTATGATGGAGACCCTGACCTCTACCAGTTCCACAAACACTCCTCAATTGACCTAATTTCCCTCCCAAAAGACTTCTCCAAGTTCAACTCCATCAACATGTATGATATAGTCATCAAGAACCCCAATGTCTTCCATGTTCGGGATAAGTGA